A window of Cuculus canorus isolate bCucCan1 chromosome 20, bCucCan1.pri, whole genome shotgun sequence genomic DNA:
CTGAACTTACAGCTGGAAAGGGCTTGGGTTAGCAGATGCTTAAATATCAATAGAGGCTGAAGGAAACTAGTTAACTGAAACCACAACTTTTTTAGCACTACAGAGGTAGCTTTGTGAAGAAGGGGAGAGTGCACTCTGGCTCCCTGAGATCAAGGGAACCAGTAACTGGTCAGCTCATATTTCCCTTCACAATGGCCATGGCTTACTTAGCCTACTCACAGGGTTCAGCAAATGCGTATCGTAATTTgccaaaaaagtaaaaattaattcccATTTCTAAAAGTCATCTTGCTTATTTCATTAATACTCAAGTACTGACAAGAGTTTTAAACAGCTTTGTCAAGAGCTCCTTTCTCAGCTTCTACTTGTTGAAACATGAGTGGCAGAACATGTAAGCAACACATCTGCAAGGAGCAAACACTCCAAGAGGACAGATAATGCTACAGGAGTTGCTGTAACAGAAGCGTACTTGGTGTCCTCATGTGAATATGACACCCGTGGCAGGTGTGGACTGGTGCCAGATACAGACCTGTGCTGAATGTTAAGAGACGGGGAAGAAGAGTTGAGCCCAGGAGAAGGACACAAACTGTAACCACGCAGCAAAGTGTTCCTAGCAATACAGCCAGTAGGTTCCATATATTTGGGgtctgttttcctctgtccAGGCAGAGAGTAACCTTTGGAAAATAAGTCCTGACAGCAAAGGAGAAACTGcttcagttttattatttcttttatctatAAAAATACCCAAACTTTAAAAACCCAAGGAGCCTAAACCAGCACCGACAGCAGTGCAGGGGCCTAAGTTATGAGCAGAAAAATTGATTCAGTAATGACAGTTCCTCAGAgagttgttttaattaattccaTATGGTTGCTGTAGATCTTTGTAACTGCCTCTGGTGGACTCGGGCTTCTTATTTCTCTCCAAGTCTCCACAGAGGAATCTCACCCTTTCTTCCACCTACCTAGTTCTCAGCTGTTGCTTCCAGGGAACTTTTGTGCCAGGACTGGTCAGCTACTCAACAGTGCTAGCACGGGGCTACCAGTCTCCGTTTCCGGATGCATTTCCAGATCCAGTTGGGAGATACACGCTTAGCACCAGGGTTTTCATCAATGTCCCCTATAATATGTGTTGCTGAGGCTGTGTCCAACTCTGACACGAGATCACCATCATATGCAATGAAGTACCGCCGGATTTTGTCAAAGTCCTTCACTGAGGGCGAGAGGTACAGCTTCACCCCAGTGAAGATGTCCAACAGCACCTGCGTAACATAAGAGGGGAGAAGCGTGGGTTGGGCTGCAAAGGACACTGAATTCTTTGAGGCATCAGCAAGTGATTCACAGTTCCCGAGGCTCTTGTTCTAATCCCATGTCAAATAACCATGCTCTTTGGACCTGCCATTAAACCATACACAGTGCAGCCCCCGTACACCTCCTCTGAGAGCCACATGTTAGAGTTGAACAGTGCTTTGGGAAAGTTATTACCGCCCCCTTAgcgatgctgctgctgtgggccAGTAAACATGGTCTTAATGTCTTTGTCTTTACAAGCCCAATCTTCTTAGGAAAAGTAGGAGAGTGTAAGACCCTGGGAGAGGACATGCTGTTTGCATCACAATAGCTACTAGAGCTTACCGGGAAATTACAGCTCAGCAGTTCTTAGTGACTCCTACGATCTGCTGCACAACGGGCTAGAAAGGACATTTCCCTCCCTTCACAGCTCCCACCTCTTCAGTATGTGGCACTCGGAGGAGTAGCTGTTCAGCAAAACAAGGCTTTGCAGAGCAGGACATTACTGGTGGGTGAATAGAGTATCCTGGCCTGTAGCATCACAAAGCCAGTTatttcagctctgcagccaggaCAGAGCTGCAGCCGCCCATTTCCTTTATGAGGGGACTTGTTGCTGCTATTTCTGcctttatatttcattttaatttaggGTGCTGCTATTGGAGAGCTCAGACTGTTCCAGATGGAAGGCCAGTGAACAGACAAATGAAACTGCCTCAGCTTCCTCGGACCCGAGTGGCTGCTGTCCAGTGGACCATACCTTTTTTTCATTGCCATCCATCTCagatgcttttctcttctcccctcgtttctcctctgattttttGGGGGACTCAATGACTGCTTTGCTCtctagaaacaaaaatgtctcATTCATGCTCTGTAGATACTGGTTGTGCATTAAAGTGGTGGGAGAAAGGAGTAAAAGGGAAAAGTCTGTTCCCACCTCAGCCTGAAATATCCATGAATTAGCATGTAACTAGTAagacacatttttctgctgtgaatgGTGTGGGGCATCCTCCTGCCCTCATCTCCAGGATGTTGCCATGCAACTCGCCTCCTTGCTGTCACCACACCAGCTTTTTGAGACTGCTTAGACATTGCTACAATTTTCTCCTCAGTGACAAAGCACTGGCCACACCAACGGTCCAAACAGCTTGGCCCATTACCCCTGGCACGCACGTGAAAGCTGCCATGGGACCATCCAGTATCTGACAGAAGGCAGAGACCCAAAGCTGGCCTGCCCCAAATGCAGAGAACACACCCAGAGGCTCCTCACCCCATCTTACCTTCTGGCTTCTGGGCTTTTGCAGGGGACTTGCTTGGGGGTGATTTAATAGCATTGTGTGGTGTGGAAGGCCTGGAATTTCCCTCATTCTCTCCACTGTTCTCTCCACTGCTGCCAACCGTAgactcctcctcttccccagtaACAACACTGAAGTCAGTCTTCTCTTTGGAGAGCTGGTACAGCTCCTGTCCCCCAAGAAACAAAGCACTGCCTTTAGCTGCAGCAAGACCTCCGGCATTAAACATGAGCTGGAACACATGGTCTCTTCCTTGTTTCCCTCCCGAAGTGTTTGCTCCTGTGCTTGTTCTTCCTGCACCTCTCTGTAGCCATGTTCCCATCAACTTCATTCAAGTTCTCTGTTTTCCACCCAGCTGCCCTACACCTAGGGAAGCCACACAGGGAGGCAGCAAAAGCCACAATCAAATCATCTGCTGCAGAGCAAGACAGACGAGCCCTTCAGAGCATGGGTTCCTAGCCTGCGACATGAGCAACACCCACTGCTCCCTCAGGGAACAGTCTGTCCGAAGAGGATATTTCACCTTTGTCTCCCTACCTGCACAGGGAGCCAGAAAGACCGGGCAGTAGATGGGCTGAGTTACTCCGTGCTTCGATGGCACAACAAGCACTCGTATCTGCTGCCAGCATCCCTACAGGCAGCGGGAAAACAACCCCAACGATAACAAGAGCTCATCCACAGCTGACGGCAGCGAGCCAGCCCACTGCTATCAGCAAAGGAGGCACAGAAGCTGTGTGGGGTGGGTGCAGCCCCAGGGTCCTGGCACAAAGCCACGCCTGCGCCCTGGAGCCACACAGGGTGCGCTTCCCAGATGCTCCCCCAATCTCAGCAACTCGTGGGAGACCAAACGGCCATAAACACAAGAGAATAATGGGCACCTCTTTCACTGTGAAGGCTGTTACGAGAGCTGACACAACCAGTTGCTAGCACAGACTTTCCTGAAAGTGCACCTCACAGCGGCTTAAGGGTCTTTTTGAATAGAGACTGCAGTCAGGACTTCTCATGCATGGCGCACACAAGACATTAACTCAccttcagctgctggaggtTGGTGGCTGTCTTCCAGTCTTTGTCATCTCGAATGCGGGTGCAGCGAGGGAAGCGAATGGAGATCCCATCTGCAGTGTGGGCTTCGGCTTTAGAGAATTCTGCCCCAGTGATCTCCCACACTGGGGCTTTCTAAACACAGGATTGAGGAAGTCACATTACACTCTGTGTTCTCTCATGAACTATCTATCTGATGTGTCTGTGTTCCTGCACCTCTACAAGCACCCTTCCTACCCAGCAGACAGTTCCATTTTCACAAACTGACCTTCTCGGTCACCTACTTTTCTCAGTGAGTCAGAGATCCTTAACTGGCGTACAATGCCAAGTTCTAAATAACTCCTATCAGCCATATGTGGCACAAAGCATACTGAATAATTTCATAAAACATAGCAACTGTTGGGTTGCGGTTGTGCTTCAACCATTTTAAGTCAGACTTTTCATGGCTCAAATTTAAAGCAAGTTCACTTCTGGAAGGGATTtaatgcacaaaaatatttcccagaaGCACTGCAGGTATGACTTCTTCATGAAGCTCTTGGCCTTAAAGCCACCTGCAAGATTCAGAGACAAAAACCTGCACTTAAATTCCTGTTGCAAGTCTGAACACTAATCCTGTAACAAAGACAATGTGTACACTTAAAAAGAAGTGCGGCAGATTGCTGTGTCAGGGCTAGAAATCAGTTAAATAACCATGATAGCGCTTACCTTTGGATCGGGGACAATGAAGTCTGGATAGTAGATTTTGTTAATCTTTAGCCACTTTGGAATTTTACTAGGATCCTATTaattaaaagcacaaaaccaaaatgataGCACTTGTGACCATATATGAACCTATTCCTACAGAAGAGTTACTGTAAGGTGTAGATTAATACATAGGCATTACATTGCCTTTATGTGGGTGAAACTGGCTTCAGCCTGCAGCGCAAGGTGCACTCATCTGCGGCCGTTTCTCTGATCTAGAGCATCACAAGAGTTACGTGTAACACAGCTCCCAATTACTGCCATTCTATATTCAAAATTACAACGCTGTTGCCCCAATTGTGATTCACATAaaactacacatttttttaaggttCTATAACCTTGATGTAAATGGCCTTCAGGTTGTCAAGTAAATATTGAAATTCAGCTCCATTTATTTGTCAAGTCCTGAAAAGTAAGATGCCTCACCTAAATAAGTCTCTCACAAGAAGTGGTAACTCCGACAAGTCAGGTTATCCAGCCAACAAGACAACTCTGACCGGAGCCCCTCTTCTGCAGCCCCATCTAGCGACCGCCTTCCCCCATCGCACTGTGCCACACGTGGTGtttttgctctgctcttcccattAAAACTTTGTCTTCACAGGAAACACATGGTGCCTGGCTTCCCACTCAACGTCTGAGTAGAAGCCAACTTGCATGCTGGCTGCACCTACACCTCATTTGTGTCTCTCATTTCACTCTAATTGAGCCTCTCTTCATTCCATGCAGAACATTTCAGTTCTGCATTCCGCCAGCACCTCGGCTGCCGCTCAGCAGGAAGGCAGCTTTTACCAAGTTGTTTGCTGAGCGTTCGGTTGATCACGCTGTGCCAGAGCCCCTCTCACCTTGCTGATCTTCACCATATCCAGCTCTGTTTGCAGACGCGCCAAAGTGGCATCATCATGGCCACCCGAACACTTGGTCACCGTGCACCACTTCTCACTCTTAGGATCATAGCAGCCCATGAGGAAGATGGACATCATCCCacctgcaggagaggagagcagggagggtCGCATCTTCAACAGGACAAGCCACAGCTTTTCAAAAGAGCAAAGCAATGAACCAAGACACTCTTCCACCTCTGGGAGTCAAAGGGCCTTTGGGCTGTGATGGTTTCAGAGCATCAGCCCCCATATATGAGGCTGAACAATCCCCTACACTCAGCAGGAGCCTAGCCCAAGGCCTAAAGCTTTGCCATGCCAGCTAACCCACAGTGAGCTCACAGCCTGGCACGTGGGCCGCAGCAGTGACTGACTGCTATGTCTCATTCTGGTAGAAGACTGAATGCTACAGGGGGCCTGGAGTGGGAAAAGCCTTGAGAGTTTTCTGAACTGACAGATCTCCAACTTGAGTCAGCTCCAGGGACTTGCCTTTACTGCCTTGTCCATAGAAAGCTCCCAGCACCACCAGGTCTGCTGTGTCAGCCATCGCCCCCTCATTGAGGTAgtcctttttcactttcagCCAGTGCCGCTTCCCTGGTTCATAATGACTCTGTGCAAAACAAGGCGAGAACCCCCAGTCAGAAAGGAGATGGCCTGGTGGACAGTGCTCTCCACGCACAGCCCTTGCTTTTACCGTACAGGAGTACAGCTGTGCTCGGATACATGAGAAACAACCTAGACTGGATGTCACCATCTACAAAACCCAGGCATTTCAAGGATGCTCAGCCCTGTGTGCTTCATCCACAGACCTTGTTATTGGTTACTCCCAGATTCCCAGCACACACCAGGAGAGCATTAAGTGTGAACTTGCCTTTAAGTCTTTCAACACCAGTCCCTCCAGTCCCTCACGGATGACTCGGGTGATCATATCTGACAGATCTGAAGCtttctgaaaggcaaagaaGCTGTGGTAAGCTCAAGAATGTCAAAGAGCAGCAGTCTTCAGGCGTTGCATTTGGAAAGGTGGTGCATTAAACCCAAAGAAATTACAGAGAGATGAACAGGtagttttataaaatgttttttccaaggAGAGTTCCTCCTTGCTGCACATCCAGAGACTAAGCTGCAAAGACGTCCCAAGAAGAGGAGCACtggttacttaaaaaaatactcctCAGAAGTAAGGTAGTCATCCTGGTTCGTATCTCCAGGACATCACATATATGCAAGATCAGATTTGCTTGTCTGTGCCTGCTTACTTCGCTATCCAACTGCCTTGGAAActacactctttttttcttcccaaaatgcTTTCTCTGCCCCAAAATGTCCAAGGGTTCTCCACCAATACCAAGGTACTAAAGACATCAGTAAcagtagagaaaaataatgggaCATAGGGCTCGTGCATGACAATCAGAGGAAGAACTGAGCACACTGCTCCCTAGATGCAGTTTTTAGCACTCAGGATGTGTCAGAGCTGCAGGAGTGTGGCACATGAAGTTGCTTGGTTACTGGAAAGCAACCTAGCTCCCTTCAGTCAAACATCAGCCTTCTCTCCACAGCTCAGCACTGCACAGCGCAGACCAGGTTACAACAGGCTCTAGCTCCTCCCAACCacatcaaaattaaaatgtctaCAAAATCAGTAAGAAGCCAAAAAGAAAGTGCAACTTCAGACTACACTGAAGTGGCTGCAGCAGAGACAAGATGGAAGCACAGGCCCAGCCCTTTTGAACAACGCTGGCTCAAGAAGTCTCATGCACACACCAGAAGCAGAACCACTCTGACAGGCAGGTCACTGCCAAATTTGAAGCCTTCATCATAAAAAGGGCCCTGTGGTAAAGGAGCAGTGAAGTGCCCAGAGTGCAGCCCATGGGATCACCACGCATGCAGTCTAACACTGAACTCACCGTGACGTGCTTCATCTCAGAGAAGAGGATCCGGTTGGGGATTTCAACCATGTTATCGTGGAGAAACTTCCGACGTTCACACAGAGGCCTGAAGCAGGGAATGGATAATTAAGGCCAAGCAAGCACTTTCAACATGAAGTACATTATGTGAACACTGAGAAAAGCcacttaaataattaaatgattTAGCCTACAGAGTTCCAGAAAGCACAATCAATTCCTACTTTCCTCCATGGAGTAAGTTATAACATAGAAATTTTGTATTAAGAGAACATTTAACATCAGAGGACCTAAGATGAGCTGGGTACTGAACCACATCGAGTTCAGCTGAAATGCAGTCATTCCCTGTATTTTGGAACAGCAGAGCGAGAAGGAGCACCATAGCAGAACTCCTAAGTGCAGCAAGGGTTCTGCCATGCTATCATAACAGCCAGTGTGAGCTGGTCTCCCTGGCAGTGGCACTGTATTGCAACATGTTCACACCAGGAAACTGGTCAGGCTGCTCTCCCAGGGTGCAGGACACATACCTGTCCATCAGGCTGACGTCATTGAAATAGATGCAGTCGAACACAAACAAGCAAACGTTGGCATCttggaaagcagctttctgaaagacaattttgattaaaagaaaCTTGTAGTCGTAGCAAGCAGCAATACGGAGTTTTAGAAGaataatagaaacaaaaagagtGCATTTTAATCTCCATAATATTTTAGAGTTCTAATAAGCTTAGGCTCTTCTAAAAGACAGGAGCATTCTGAGAACTAAGATTTAGACTGAATGTGTCAAAGAACAAACTAAGAAAATATGCTAACTTCCTAACGTTGGGAAAATAATGCCACAAATGTTAACAACTTTGGGCAACGTAATATCCATCGCTTCAGATTAACAGCTACTTTAAACTAAGGCACTTAATAacctaattttcattttactggcCTCTTCATCACTCCCATTTAGCCTCAACACAAGCACTATGTAACATTCATATGGACTAAACACTCTTTGTACCGCTGTGGTCTTCCAGTCCACCATACATTGCTTGAGTGGCAATATGCAATGACAGAATCACAACATTTCCTAAGGGTTTTTTAGTATTTATCTTAAGctgaagttttcttcttgtcctgctAGTGATCAGGTTGATATGAAAACTACTGCATTAGAGCAGTGCCTTGTCATCAGTATCAGCCTTCTCAGGGAACTTCTTTCTTTACCAAGTGCTCTAGTAAGCACCAGATCTCCTAAATTACCCTGCATTAATATGTTGCACGCTTGTGTGTTTGACTCAGCAGAATGACAGCCTCCAAGCATCACAAAGGATCTGTTGTTACTTTTTTACCTTGTGCACACCAAGAGTCCCAAAAGGAAGTGGCTTGCCAGTTTTGTTGTCAATCAGAAGAACTTCTGAATCCAGGATCATACTCTGCCCACCAGGGAAAGCCTGAGGGATGAAGTCCTTAAAATGGGCTAccttgggaagaaatgaaaagaggtGGTTATCGGCTGAAGAGATAAGACTCACACTGGTGTAGATATTTCCTCCAGCAGTGTCCCAGGCCTGTGTAGGCACATCTGCCATAGCTTTATTTTCGACTATGGTACAGAGAGCACAGtctacaaataaaaaacattgaGTCTCCAACGAATACAGCCAAGTCACCCGCTGGCATTGAGCCTCCCCACGTGCTGTGCACAAAGAGGACTCTAAGGTTAGCTGTAATTTCAAGCTCCTAGACTGCAATTCTATCAAGTGTTGGTTTTCCAGATTGCAACTATCTACACAAATTAGAAAAAGCCTACAACAGAAGGCATCCTCCTTGCCTACAGAAACTGTTGTGACGTTTGTATTTATAGAGGAGCTGACATGAGAGAAGAGGGAGTTTATAGGCGCTTACTTTGTGAGGGAGGACAGGTTTGAGGCTTCTGCTGAAGTAGCTGAAGTGATCTCCGTTTTTATG
This region includes:
- the LIG3 gene encoding LOW QUALITY PROTEIN: DNA ligase 3 (The sequence of the model RefSeq protein was modified relative to this genomic sequence to represent the inferred CDS: inserted 1 base in 1 codon; deleted 1 base in 1 codon; substituted 1 base at 1 genomic stop codon); its protein translation is MPAVARALWQAARLLGWRSVPSPRTRPPCPALSARPRALCLPAGMAEQRYCVDYAKRGTAGCKKCKEKIVKGMVRIGKIVPNPFTESGGDMKEWYHVKCMFEKLDKARATTKKIEDITDLEGWEELQDGEKELINKHISEANSKAGSTPKKKVIVQAKLTATGQLTTKDPLALITPSPKKFSGFTAKPKNSEDGSASSSHKSSLSAKKCDPKHKDCLLREFRKLCAMVAEKPSYNVKTQIIQDFLKKGSGGDGFHGDVYLTIKLLLPGVIKIVYNLNDKQIVKLFSRIFNCSQEEMVRDLEQGDVSETVRLFFEQSKSCPPAAKSLLTIQEVDEFLMQLSKLTKEDDQQSVLQHITRRCTGNDLKCIIRLIKHDLKMNAGAKHVLDALDPNAYEAFKASRNLQDVVERVLKNQQEAAETPGLKRTLSVQASLMTPVQPMLAEACKSVEYAMKKCPNGMYAEIKYDGERVQVHKNGDHFSYFSRSLKPVLPHKVAHFKDFIPQAFPGGQSMILDSEVLLIDNKTGKPLPFGTLGVHKKAAFQDANVCLFVFDCIYFNDVSLMDRPLCERRKFLHDNMVEIPXPDPLLXDEARHESFRSVRYDHRVIREGLEGLVLKDLKSHYEPGKRHWLKVKKDYLNEGAMADTADLVVLGAFYGQGSKGGMMSIFLMGCYDPKSEKWCTVTKCSGGHDDATLARLQTELDMVKISKDPSKIPKWLKINKIYYPDFIVPDPKKAPVWEITGAEFSKAEAHTADGISIRFPRCTRIRDDKDWKTATNLQQLKELYQLSKEKTDFSVVTGEEEESTVGSSGENSGENEGNSRPSTPHNAIKSPPSKSPAKAQKPEESKAVIESPKKSEEKRGEKRKASEMDGNEKKVLLDIFTGVKLYLSPSVKDFDKIRRYFIAYDGDLVSELDTASATHIIGDIDENPGAKRVSPNWIWKCIRKRRLVAPC